A DNA window from Anastrepha ludens isolate Willacy chromosome 6, idAnaLude1.1, whole genome shotgun sequence contains the following coding sequences:
- the LOC128867154 gene encoding E3 SUMO-protein ligase ZBED1-like, with protein MFDVFANFVPSLSNCTWNESGFWCWQAVIEMERFVESSSGKVSKTSSKEVEEENPAKRTRYGQSAVWQFFNKSKDGSSAKCIQCGKTYITCGNTTNLAGHLKRMHAGLTVSELPKSSGSILSFIEKKYEASSARKKSLDSSLMHYICSDMRPFSVVENKGFRNFVSTLDPRYELPSRNKLRNTCMQDFYTNMKDKLHCILDRVDYCAITTDCWTSRANESYMTVTCHFINDNFELKAAVLSTKNLIDETNHTSQNIANSLREVLVEWQVIDKVSAIVTDNARNVVKACEILQKRNVPCFAHCINLIVQSCFSLENIKTIMGKCKSIVSFFKSSSIAYAKFKQAQEPMKPYSLKQECPTRWNSAFYMIERILATKSAIAKVLLDTPKAILPLSVDELSVLEDLKQVLSLFEDATVQTSSSSLVSGLLHNLSEIKDRLETDDGRNVCNLLMEGIRQRLLPYEKRTVTRLSTLLDPRFKKEGFFSNTNSIEAEKFLENELSPLYKENHPPNISSLPTPLCDKTPLLNFLEKNKTQKIRNSRVDSILTLRQYFNMENINSSLNPLDYWKISTDEPLKMSSKKYLCVPATSTESERMFSKAGLIVSEKRSSLKPKNVDMLVFLNKNEWISNN; from the exons ATGTTCGATGTTTTCGCAAATTTTGTACCATCACTTAGTAATTGCACGTGGAACGAAAGTG gctTTTGGTGTTGGCAGGCAGTGATTGAAATGGAGCGGTTTGTAGAAAGTTCTAGTGGCAAAG tttcaaAGACGAGCTCAAAGGAGGTGGAAGAAGAAAACCCAGCAAAAAGAACAAGGTACGGTCAGTCAGCTGTAtggcaattttttaacaaatcaaaggaTGGCAGTTCAGCTAAATGCATTCAGTGTGGAAAAACATATATAACATGTGGCAATACCACTAATTTGGCTGGACACCTGAAACGGATGCATGCAGGATTAACTGTTAGCGAGCTTCCGAAATCTTCAGGGTCTATTTTGtccttcattgaaaaaaaatacgaagCATCTTCCGCTAGGAAAAAGAGTCTTGATAGCTCACTAATGCACTATATATGCTCCGACATGCGACCGTTCTCAGTTGTTGAAAACAAAGGATTTCGTAATTTTGTCAGTACATTGGATCCTCGCTACGAGCTGCCTTCTCGTAACAAATTGAGAAACACATGCATGCAAGACTTTTACACAAATATGAAAGACAAATTACACTGTATTCTGGACCGAGTGGACTATTGCGCTATAACAACAGATTGCTGGACGTCACGGGCTAACGAAAGTTATATGACAGTCACTTGCCATTTCATCAATGACAACTTTGAGCTAAAAGCAGCTGTTTTGTCAACCAAAAATCTCATTGACGAAACCAACCACACGtcgcaaaatattgcaaattcttTGCGCGAAGTCCTTGTGGAATGGCAAGTTATTGACAAAGTCAGCGCAATTGTTACAGACAACGCGAGGAACGTTGTAAAAGCATGTGAGATTCTACAAAAGCGAAACGTGCCTTGCTTTGCTCATTGCATTAATTTAATTGTCCAAAGCTGTTTTTCCCTTGAAAATATTAAGACAATTATGGGAAAGTGCAAAAGCATAGTTTCGTTTTTCAAGAGCAGCTCAATAGCGTATGCAAAATTTAAGCAAGCCCAGGAACCAATGAAGCCATATAGTCTAAAACAGGAGTGCCCTACAAGGTGGAATAGTGCTTTCTACATGATTGAGCGCATTTTGGCCACAAAGTCAGCTATTGCTAAAGTCCTGTTAGATACTCCGAAAGCAATACTACCTCTATCAGTTGATGAGCTATCTGTTCTGGAAGATTTAAAGCAGGTTCTTTCACTATTCGAGGATGCGACGGTACAAACATCATCCAGCTCATTGGTTAGCGGACTTTTGCATAATTTGAGTGAAATCAAAGATCGACTAGAAACTGATGATGGCCGTAACGTATGCAACTTGCTAATGGAAGGCATACGGCAAAGACTACTgccatatgaaaaaagaactgtGACTCGTTTGTCGACATTACTGGATCCGCGTTTTAAAAAGGagggttttttttcaaatacaaactCTATAGAAGccgaaaaatttttagaaaatgaacttTCGCCACTTTACAAAGAAAATCACCCTCCAAATATATCTAGCCTGCCAACACCACTATGCGATAAAACTccacttcttaattttttggaaaaaaacaaaactcaaaaaattcgtAATTCCCGAGTTGATTCGATTTTGACCCTTCGTCAATACTTCAACATGGAAAATATAAACTCTAGTTTAAACCCTTTAGACTACTGGAAG ATCTCGACTGATGAGCCATTGAAGATGAgctcaaaaaaatatctctgCGTACCGGCTACGTCAACTGAAAGTGAGCGTATGTTCAGCAAAGCAGGTTTAATAGTGAGTGAAAAACGAAGTTcactaaagccaaaaaatgtggaTATGCTGGTTttcctaaataaaaatgaatggaTCTCAAACAACTGA